Genomic window (Kribbella jejuensis):
GGCAACTTCGCCGGGGCGCTGGCCGTCGGCGAGGAGATCGTCAGCGTGGGACGCCGGCACGGCGACGCCGATCTGGTGGCCCAGGGCCTGGTCTGCAAGGGCCGCATGCTGATCTACTCCGGCCACGTGCCGGAAGGTCTGGCAGCGTTGGACGAGGCGATGGTCGGCGTCGCCGCGGGCGAGCTCTCGACGGTCTTCGCCGGCACCGTTTACTGCGCGATGATCGAAGGGTGCCAGGAGGTTCTCGACTTCGAACGCGTCTCCACCTGGACGGCCGCGCTCACCCGCTGGTGCGACACCCAGCCGGATCTCGTACCCTTCACCGGCCAGTGCGCCGTCCATCGCGGCCAGATCCTCCGGCTGCATGCGGCCTACCCGGAGGCGCTGGCCGAATTCGAGGAGGCCTGCCGGCGATATGCGGCGCTGGGGTCCACCACAGCGGCCGGGCTGGCGATGGGTGAGCGTGGCGATGTCCTGCGGATCCGGGGCGACTACGCGGCAGCGGAGGCGTCGTACGACGAAGCCGCCCGGTACGGGTACGAAGCGCAACCCGGCCGGGCGTTGTTGCTGGTCGCGCGCGGCCGCGTACCGGCTGCGGTTTCCGCCGTCCGCCGGCTACTCGCCGAGACCATGGACCCTGTCCATCGGTCACGGCTGCTGGCCGGGGCGGTCGAGGTGCTGCTCGCCGGTGACGAAGTGCGGGACGCGGAGGAGGTCGCGATCCAGTTGTCGGCCATCTCCGAATCCTTCGGGTGCGCGGGTCTGCGCGCGTCAGCGGCGTACTGCCAGGCGCTGGTCGCGTTGGCGGCCGAGGACCCGCAGCGCGCGTTGCCGGCGGCGCGCGCGGCGGCGCAGCTCTGGGGTGAACTGCGGGCGCCGTACGAGGTGGCCCGCGCGAAGGTGCTGGTCGGGCGGGCGGTCCGGCTGCTCGGCGACGAGGACTCGGCGACGGCCGAACTGACCGCCGCCTGCCGCACGTTCGCCGAGCTCGGCGCTGTTCCCGCGCGGTTCGAGGTCGAGCGGCTGATCGGCCGCGCCACGACCGGCGGACTGACCGGCCGCGAACTCGAGGTCCTGAAACTGGTTGCTGCAGGCAACAGCAATACCGAGATCGCCCGCCGGCTGGTGCTGAGCGACAAGACCGTCGCCCGGCACCTCACCAACATCTTCACGAAGCTGGCGGTACCGTCCCGCACCGCAGCCGCCGCCTACGCCCGCGATCACGACCTGCTCTGACCCAACCACGTCGCCAGCGCTTCATCCAGACCGTTCGTGGAGCCGTCCGAGGCAGCCCAGGCAACGATCCCGTCCGGCCGGATCAGTACGCCGGTCAGCTCACCGCCGTACTTCGTCGTCAGCACCCGCACTCGCCCAGCGGCGGCCTCCCGCATCGCGGGCGAGTCGGCGAGGTCGAGCAGCAGCGACTTGCCGTCGGCCAGGTGTTCGCCGAGCCGCGTACCGTCCGCGAACTCGAAGTCCGGCGCGCTCGTGCCGACCAGTTCGTGGTCGCCCTCGATCGGGTACCGCTGCAGCACGCCGGACAACTTCTTGGCCAGGTACGTCGATCCGCTCGGGGTGGCGAGCAGGTCACCGACGACGCTCCGCAGCGCCGCCGTCCGGGAATCCGTGCCCATCAAGGCGATCTGCGCGCGCGTCCAGTCCAGCACCCACTCGCCGATCGGGTGCCGCTCGGTGGTGTACGTGTCGAGCAGACCGTCGGGCGCGGTGCCGTGGATCGTCGCGGCGAGCTTCCAGCCGAGGTTGACGGCGTCGCCCATCCCGAGATTGAGTCCCTGCCCGCCGAACGGCGAGTGCACATGTGCCGCGTCGCCGGCGAGCAGTACCCGGCCCTTCCGGTACGACGTCACTTGCCGGGCGTTGTCGGTGAAACGGGTCGCCGACACCAGCTTCGTGACGGTGACGTCGACGCCGGAGACCCGGCGCAGGCTGCCCTGGATCTCCTCGGCGGTGATCGGGGCGTCCCGATCCTCCGGCGGACCGTCGAACTCCACGGTGAGGATCCGGCCCGGGACCGGTCCGTGGGCATAGATACCGGTGTCGGTGTAGTGCCAGCTCGGCCTGAGCCTCTCGGCACCTTCGAGTTCGACAATCGCCTGCCGTCCGGTGATCGCAGGCTCCGTGCCCGGAAAGTCGAACCCGGCGAGCTTGCGCACCAGACTGCGCCCGCCATCACACCCCACCAACCACTCGGCCCGAACCTGGTTGTCCGCCGTCGGGCCGAGCTGGACGGTAACGCCGGCATCGTCGGTGGTGAAACCGGTCAGTTCGGCGCCGCGGCGTACCTCGACGCCGAGCTCCGCGGCCCGCGCGCCGAGGATCGCCTCGAGTGCCTGTTGACCGACCACGAAGACCGAGGCGGCCGGCCCGGCGTCGCGGAAGTCCGGATCGCTGAAGTCGATCCCCGCGCAGCCGACCATGATCCCGGCGAAGTGTCCGGCCGGTCGCGGGGCGCTCGGGGCCTTGCCGCCGCGGAACGCCTTCATCTGCTCGAACGCCTGCTGCTGCACCTCCTGCAGCGCCGGCAGCAGTCCCCGGCGGTACAGCGCCTCGGCGGTCGGCAGGTTGATCGAACCCGCCTTGATCGTCGGGTCGATGTCGAGCAGCCGCTCGACGACCAGCACCTCCAGCCCGGCCAGCCGGAGTTCACACGCGAGCATCAGCCCGACCGGCCCGCCGCCGGCGATTACTACGTCTTTGGTCTCCATGGCAGGAATCTTAGACCGAGTACAAAATTTGGTCCAGTACAATTCCGACCATGGCCGAGCAGGGACTGCGCGAACGAAAGAAACAGGCGACCCGGCGGATGATCGCCGACATCGCCACCGGGCTGTTCGTGGTGCGCGGATTCGACGCCGTCACGGTCGCCGAGATCGCCGAGGCAGCCGGCGTCTCGAAGATGACCGTCTTCAACTACTTCCCGCGCAAGGAAGACCTGTACCTGGACCGCCACCTCGACCGTCTCCGCGACCTCGAGGCCGTGGTCCGCGACCGCCCGGCCGGCGAACCGGTCTCGGTCGCGATGCGCCGGCACCAGCACGAACTACTGGCCGCCGGACACCCGCTGTCCGGCGCCATCGAGGGTGTCCGCGGCTTCTGGAGCGTGCTGCACGAGAGCCCCGCACTGATGAGCCGGATGATCGAACAAGAACACGAGATCGCCGAACTGCTCGCCGGGCTACTGACCGAGGAGACCGGCGACGAGTTCCGGTCCCGCTTGATCGGCAGCCTGCTGACCTCGACGATCACCACGATCTGGCACACCGCGGTCGGCCGCATCATCGCGGGCGACGACGTCGAGCAGGTCCGCCGCGATCAGGTCGCCGTCATCGACGACGCGTTCGACGTACTGGAACAGGGAATCGGCCTCCGGAGGGACGGGGTTCACTCCGGCGGGTGAGGCGGCGGGGCTTCCGTACGGCGATGCTCGGAACGTGACTACAACAGAACGTCCCGTCCCGCGCTGGGCCTACGTCCTCGCGCATGCGATCCCGTTTCTGGCCTTGCCGTCGGGGCTGTGGCGGCTCGGGCTGGTGTTCGGTTCGTCGATGGGGATGCTCGACGACGCCGGCGCACCGGCGTACCTCGTCGGTTTCGGGCAGAAGCTGTACGTCGTCAGCCTCACGATCGTCTCCGAGCTGGTCGCGCTGACCGCCCTCGGGTTGGTCAGCCGCTGGGGCGAGGTCGCCCCGCGCCGGCTCCCGCTCATCGGCGGCCGGCGCGTCCACCCGTACGCCGCGATCGTCCCGGCCGTCCTCGGATCGCTGTCCTTGATGGCGATCTGGACGTACGCCTTCCGCGACGCGTACACCGGCCACTTCATCCCGTTCAGCAGCACGCCCTGGAAGGTCCTGATGCTGACGTGCTACAGCCCATTGAACCTCTGGGGACCGGCCTTGCTCGTCGTCACGTGGGCGTACTACCGCAGGCGGGTCAGCGCGACCGCGGTCGCGGTTTGAGCGTGGTCGCGGGCAACGGCGGCGCCGGCAACGGATCGCCGTCGTAGCCGGGGACCATCGGGAAGCGCGGATCGCCGGTGCTGATCGCGGTTTGCCAGGCGTTGCGAGCGGCAACGATCTCTTCGTGGGAGCGGCCAATGAAGTTCCACCACATCACCAGCTCCTCCTCGAACGGTTCGCCGCCGAGCAGCAGGAAGCGGACTCCATTGCCGGACGCAACCAATTCGACCACGTCCCGACCGGCGCCCAGGTAGACCATCTCGCCGAACCCCGGAGACAACGAACCAACCGTCAGCGAGCCGTCGACGACGAGCACGGCGTACTCGTTGGACGACGTGAGCGGGAGCGCCAACGTACGACCGGCCTCGATCGTGATGTCGGCACCGACGAGTGGCGTGTACGCGGGCGCGGGTGAGGTGACGCCGGCGACCGTACCGATCATCACGGTCGCGTGGGCGCCGTCGAACTCCAGCTCCGGGAGATCGGCGTAC
Coding sequences:
- a CDS encoding helix-turn-helix transcriptional regulator — encoded protein: MGIVDDLQRARVAFERRDWATAYETLTTADAEAAGGAGLGADELMTLGMAAFLLGDMDACIRALQRGYRQRIDSGEVLGAVRFAYWLARVHIGRGEGAVGSGWAARAERLLADHPGDVVERGYLLIYDFFRCLERGNFAGALAVGEEIVSVGRRHGDADLVAQGLVCKGRMLIYSGHVPEGLAALDEAMVGVAAGELSTVFAGTVYCAMIEGCQEVLDFERVSTWTAALTRWCDTQPDLVPFTGQCAVHRGQILRLHAAYPEALAEFEEACRRYAALGSTTAAGLAMGERGDVLRIRGDYAAAEASYDEAARYGYEAQPGRALLLVARGRVPAAVSAVRRLLAETMDPVHRSRLLAGAVEVLLAGDEVRDAEEVAIQLSAISESFGCAGLRASAAYCQALVALAAEDPQRALPAARAAAQLWGELRAPYEVARAKVLVGRAVRLLGDEDSATAELTAACRTFAELGAVPARFEVERLIGRATTGGLTGRELEVLKLVAAGNSNTEIARRLVLSDKTVARHLTNIFTKLAVPSRTAAAAYARDHDLL
- a CDS encoding pirin family protein: MSDLEKDPAEVVGTGDCEGPTLELLEGREVVLGRSTTVRRLLPNKNRRMVGAWCFVDHYGPDDLTQRVDSYDVPGERGMHVPPHPHTSLQTVSWLFEGEIEHRDSVGSHAFVRPGELNIMTAGNGIAHSEVSTPDAPPMLHGAQLWVALPDGVRTTTPPAFNAYADLPELEFDGAHATVMIGTVAGVTSPAPAYTPLVGADITIEAGRTLALPLTSSNEYAVLVVDGSLTVGSLSPGFGEMVYLGAGRDVVELVASGNGVRFLLLGGEPFEEELVMWWNFIGRSHEEIVAARNAWQTAISTGDPRFPMVPGYDGDPLPAPPLPATTLKPRPRSR
- a CDS encoding FAD-dependent monooxygenase, with product METKDVVIAGGGPVGLMLACELRLAGLEVLVVERLLDIDPTIKAGSINLPTAEALYRRGLLPALQEVQQQAFEQMKAFRGGKAPSAPRPAGHFAGIMVGCAGIDFSDPDFRDAGPAASVFVVGQQALEAILGARAAELGVEVRRGAELTGFTTDDAGVTVQLGPTADNQVRAEWLVGCDGGRSLVRKLAGFDFPGTEPAITGRQAIVELEGAERLRPSWHYTDTGIYAHGPVPGRILTVEFDGPPEDRDAPITAEEIQGSLRRVSGVDVTVTKLVSATRFTDNARQVTSYRKGRVLLAGDAAHVHSPFGGQGLNLGMGDAVNLGWKLAATIHGTAPDGLLDTYTTERHPIGEWVLDWTRAQIALMGTDSRTAALRSVVGDLLATPSGSTYLAKKLSGVLQRYPIEGDHELVGTSAPDFEFADGTRLGEHLADGKSLLLDLADSPAMREAAAGRVRVLTTKYGGELTGVLIRPDGIVAWAASDGSTNGLDEALATWLGQSRS
- a CDS encoding TetR family transcriptional regulator, encoding MAEQGLRERKKQATRRMIADIATGLFVVRGFDAVTVAEIAEAAGVSKMTVFNYFPRKEDLYLDRHLDRLRDLEAVVRDRPAGEPVSVAMRRHQHELLAAGHPLSGAIEGVRGFWSVLHESPALMSRMIEQEHEIAELLAGLLTEETGDEFRSRLIGSLLTSTITTIWHTAVGRIIAGDDVEQVRRDQVAVIDDAFDVLEQGIGLRRDGVHSGG